One segment of Asaia bogorensis NBRC 16594 DNA contains the following:
- the aroQ gene encoding type II 3-dehydroquinate dehydratase: MIRPMIAVLNGPNLNMLGMRQPEIYGHATLDDLEQVCIQAAEQLDVAIDFRQTNIEGELVSWIQECRGRARGIVINPAAYGHTSIALLDALLATGLPTVEVHISNIHRRDTFRHHTYTSQAAIGVICGFGVRGYAMALRALYDMIEDEDER; encoded by the coding sequence ATGATTCGCCCGATGATTGCCGTGCTTAACGGCCCCAACCTCAACATGCTCGGAATGCGGCAGCCAGAAATATATGGCCATGCGACCCTGGATGACCTCGAACAGGTCTGCATCCAGGCTGCCGAGCAGCTCGATGTTGCCATCGATTTTCGTCAGACGAATATCGAGGGCGAACTGGTTTCCTGGATCCAGGAATGCCGGGGGAGGGCGCGTGGCATCGTGATCAATCCGGCGGCCTATGGCCACACCTCCATCGCTTTGCTCGATGCGTTGCTGGCCACCGGTCTGCCGACGGTGGAGGTTCATATCTCCAATATCCATCGCCGCGATACCTTTCGCCATCATACCTATACCTCCCAGGCCGCAATTGGCGTAATCTGCGGGTTTGGTGTGCGTGGCTATGCCATGGCATTGCGTGCACTCTATGACATGATTGAAGACGAGGACGAACGATGA
- a CDS encoding septal ring lytic transglycosylase RlpA family protein — MKSRKRAYSSTERCKKRLRARIGGIALLCTVLAPKHGAHAATTSQPDHLVEAPADHAPWASSVRLALAKRAHRIALASHNVLAWSEHGVASWYGRRLAGHRTSSGERLDSHALTAAHPTLPMGSKVLVQNEDTGRSVIVTVNDRGPFNSRIIDLSHAAAAEIGMLGSGTAHVKIAPIPAGAPIKEDEPIEVAEAEADDTNAQAMDAVTPVMTPHEAKTATASHAPVHHARHHHK, encoded by the coding sequence ATGAAAAGCAGAAAACGCGCATACAGTTCCACGGAACGCTGCAAGAAGCGTCTCCGCGCTCGAATCGGTGGCATCGCTCTGCTTTGCACAGTGCTCGCGCCAAAGCACGGCGCACATGCCGCGACGACCTCCCAGCCGGACCATCTGGTCGAAGCCCCCGCCGATCATGCGCCCTGGGCTTCTTCAGTGCGGCTTGCCCTCGCCAAGCGGGCCCATCGCATTGCTCTTGCGAGCCATAATGTCCTCGCCTGGTCGGAACATGGCGTCGCCAGCTGGTACGGTCGTCGCCTTGCCGGCCATCGCACAAGCAGCGGTGAGCGCCTAGACAGCCATGCCCTAACCGCAGCTCATCCGACCCTGCCCATGGGATCCAAGGTTCTCGTCCAGAACGAGGACACGGGACGCTCTGTTATCGTCACGGTGAATGATCGCGGACCGTTCAACAGCCGCATCATCGATCTCTCCCATGCAGCCGCCGCAGAGATCGGCATGTTGGGTAGCGGTACAGCCCATGTGAAGATTGCTCCAATCCCGGCCGGCGCGCCGATCAAGGAAGACGAGCCGATCGAAGTGGCCGAGGCCGAGGCCGACGACACGAATGCCCAGGCGATGGACGCTGTGACCCCGGTCATGACACCGCATGAGGCTAAAACGGCCACAGCCTCGCACGCGCCGGTTCATCACGCCCGCCATCACCATAAGTAA
- a CDS encoding YihY/virulence factor BrkB family protein produces MPLGGWKLVMRQTFSNLGSSQTSLSAAGCAFYATLSLFPAISSLISVYGLIFDLQTVEPQLNVLRNLLPPTAFELIASQIHTLIAQPHASLTVGLIFSTVIALWSASASTKSVLSALNLAYDVLETRGFFRFQFLALGVTFGAVVGACLTLALMVAFPALIDYLPDLLNRFGLRNLPPEILYLTDYLMSYSTRYIVHFGAPALMLLFVFMAVTLLFRYGPCRDKPDWRWIVPGSLVATLLWVLTSLAFSYYVSHFASYGSTYGPLGAVAAIMMWFFVGTYVVLFGAELNAGLEDRMRGFNPKMPGMTRVQEESEPAAVHSGD; encoded by the coding sequence ATGCCGCTGGGTGGCTGGAAACTGGTCATGCGCCAGACATTCAGCAATCTGGGGTCGAGCCAGACCAGTCTCTCGGCTGCCGGCTGCGCCTTCTACGCCACGCTTTCGCTTTTCCCGGCCATATCCTCTTTGATTTCAGTCTATGGGCTGATTTTCGATCTGCAGACGGTCGAGCCTCAGCTCAATGTGCTGCGTAATCTGCTTCCGCCGACTGCGTTCGAACTGATTGCCTCACAGATCCATACGCTGATCGCCCAGCCTCATGCGTCACTGACTGTCGGCCTGATTTTCTCCACCGTGATCGCTTTGTGGTCCGCGTCTGCAAGCACGAAATCGGTGCTGTCTGCGCTCAACCTCGCTTATGACGTTCTGGAAACACGCGGTTTCTTCCGGTTTCAGTTTCTCGCTCTGGGGGTGACGTTCGGCGCGGTCGTGGGCGCCTGCCTTACGCTGGCCCTGATGGTGGCGTTTCCGGCGCTGATCGATTACCTGCCGGACCTGCTCAACAGGTTCGGTCTGCGCAACCTGCCGCCGGAAATCCTGTATCTCACGGATTACCTCATGAGCTACAGCACGCGCTACATCGTCCATTTCGGTGCGCCGGCTCTCATGCTGCTTTTTGTGTTCATGGCGGTGACGTTGCTGTTCCGCTATGGCCCCTGCCGCGACAAACCGGACTGGCGCTGGATCGTGCCAGGCTCGCTGGTCGCAACGCTCCTCTGGGTTCTGACCTCGCTCGCCTTCTCCTATTATGTGAGCCACTTCGCGAGCTACGGCTCAACCTACGGTCCCCTGGGCGCCGTCGCTGCCATCATGATGTGGTTCTTCGTTGGCACCTATGTCGTGCTTTTCGGTGCGGAGCTGAATGCCGGGCTCGAGGACCGGATGCGAGGCTTTAACCCCAAGATGCCCGGTATGACCCGTGTGCAGGAGGAATCTGAGCCTGCGGCGGTACACAGCGGGGATTAG
- a CDS encoding type III PLP-dependent enzyme — MTPKIVRYLAEQQPATPCLVVDVDHVEARYHALRDALPLAQIYYAVKANPAAPILERLVRLGSSFDAASIGEIHQCLTAGAQPSQISFGNTVKKVSSIREAFGLGVDLFVFDSEEELAKLAEHAPGSRVFCRLAVENEGADWPLSRKFGTTVNHARDLLLKSVELGLEPYGLSFHVGSQQTSTAAYEAAIAKVAMLFTDLSAAGIDLKMVNLGGGFPVRYRDDIPEIEQFGLAIGRAMTEHFGNALPQMLIEPGRFMVAEAGVVSTEVVLVSRRGGKESDPRWVYLDIGRFGGLAETEGEAIRYRFRTPHDGLPTGETVVAGPSCDGVDIMYEKNRVQLPHALNSGDRIELLTTGAYVTTYCSTGFNGFAPLSEHYI; from the coding sequence ATGACTCCGAAAATCGTCCGCTATCTTGCCGAGCAGCAGCCGGCAACTCCCTGCCTCGTGGTCGATGTCGATCATGTCGAGGCACGCTATCACGCCCTGCGTGATGCTCTGCCGCTTGCGCAGATCTATTACGCCGTCAAAGCCAACCCGGCTGCCCCGATCCTTGAGCGCCTCGTGCGTCTGGGCTCGTCTTTCGACGCGGCCTCCATTGGTGAAATCCACCAGTGCCTTACCGCTGGCGCACAGCCCAGCCAGATTTCGTTTGGCAACACTGTCAAGAAGGTCTCGTCCATTCGCGAGGCGTTCGGTCTTGGCGTCGACCTGTTCGTTTTCGACAGCGAGGAAGAGCTGGCGAAGCTGGCTGAACACGCCCCTGGCTCGCGCGTTTTCTGCCGCCTTGCCGTCGAGAATGAAGGCGCTGACTGGCCGCTGTCGCGCAAGTTCGGCACCACCGTCAACCACGCTAGGGATCTGCTGCTGAAGTCGGTCGAGCTTGGCCTCGAGCCCTATGGCCTGTCCTTCCACGTGGGCAGCCAGCAGACCAGCACGGCTGCCTATGAGGCGGCTATTGCCAAGGTTGCCATGCTTTTCACCGATCTCTCGGCGGCTGGCATCGACCTCAAGATGGTCAATCTCGGTGGCGGCTTCCCCGTGCGTTACCGCGACGACATTCCCGAGATCGAACAGTTCGGTCTGGCCATTGGTCGCGCCATGACCGAGCATTTCGGCAACGCCCTGCCGCAGATGCTAATCGAGCCGGGCCGCTTCATGGTGGCTGAAGCCGGGGTTGTCTCGACCGAGGTCGTGCTTGTCAGCCGCCGTGGTGGCAAGGAAAGCGATCCGCGCTGGGTATATCTCGATATCGGTCGTTTCGGCGGTCTGGCGGAGACCGAAGGCGAGGCCATTCGCTATCGTTTCCGCACCCCGCATGACGGTCTGCCCACGGGTGAGACGGTCGTTGCCGGCCCGAGCTGCGATGGCGTCGATATCATGTATGAGAAGAACCGCGTTCAGCTGCCACACGCCCTGAACTCGGGGGACCGTATCGAGCTGCTGACCACCGGCGCTTATGTCACCACCTACTGCTCCACCGGCTTCAACGGCTTTGCCCCGCTGAGCGAGCATTACATCTGA
- a CDS encoding P1 family peptidase produces MKRRAFCLASLAATALASTRKTRAASHGHVGQSNTLADVAGLKIGQAQDSVRRTGVTVILPDQPVPCAVDVRGGGPGTRETDALNGWNLVHRIDALTLSGGSVYGLAAADGVAAWLGAQGRGFAMRRVAGVPVSPIVPAAILYDLDNGGDKNWGETPPYRALGMQAVRDAQRSLELGTIGAGYGATSGRLKGGIGSASWVTEDGITVAALVAVNSLGAVTPPHQRQFWAAPFEQGQEFGGLGISSATVAPDDWTGTKLDPAPRANTTLACIATDATLDQDDLKRIAMMAQDGLARAIHPVHSPFDGDTIFALSTQRRIIKDEGRALIVARLGSIAADVLARAVARGVYTATRPPGMNIDLWSDIPAHQ; encoded by the coding sequence ATGAAACGCCGTGCTTTCTGCCTCGCCAGCCTGGCAGCGACAGCGCTCGCGAGCACACGCAAGACCCGTGCCGCGTCACACGGCCATGTGGGGCAATCCAACACACTCGCCGATGTCGCGGGCCTCAAAATCGGGCAGGCGCAGGACAGCGTGCGCCGCACTGGTGTGACCGTCATTCTGCCGGACCAGCCCGTACCCTGTGCTGTCGATGTGCGCGGCGGCGGTCCCGGCACGCGTGAAACCGACGCGCTGAATGGCTGGAATCTCGTCCATCGCATCGATGCCCTCACCCTCTCGGGCGGATCGGTTTACGGCCTGGCCGCAGCCGATGGAGTGGCCGCATGGCTTGGCGCGCAGGGGCGTGGCTTTGCCATGCGCCGTGTTGCGGGTGTGCCCGTCTCGCCCATCGTTCCAGCCGCCATCCTGTATGACCTCGATAATGGCGGAGACAAGAACTGGGGCGAAACCCCACCCTATCGAGCCCTCGGTATGCAAGCCGTGCGCGATGCGCAGCGCAGCCTCGAACTTGGCACAATTGGCGCGGGATACGGCGCGACATCGGGCCGCCTCAAGGGCGGCATCGGTTCAGCCTCCTGGGTCACGGAGGATGGGATCACTGTCGCGGCCCTTGTCGCCGTCAACAGCCTTGGTGCTGTGACACCACCGCACCAACGTCAGTTCTGGGCCGCCCCTTTCGAGCAGGGGCAGGAGTTTGGCGGCCTTGGAATCTCCTCCGCCACTGTCGCCCCCGATGACTGGACCGGTACGAAACTCGATCCCGCCCCACGTGCCAACACGACCCTGGCCTGCATCGCCACGGATGCGACCCTCGACCAGGACGACCTCAAGCGCATTGCGATGATGGCACAGGATGGGCTCGCCCGGGCCATTCACCCCGTCCACTCGCCTTTCGATGGCGATACGATCTTCGCACTCTCAACGCAGCGCCGCATAATTAAAGACGAAGGACGGGCTCTGATTGTAGCCCGTCTGGGCAGTATCGCCGCCGATGTGCTGGCCCGCGCCGTCGCGAGAGGGGTTTACACCGCAACGCGCCCACCGGGCATGAACATCGACCTGTGGTCGGACATACCTGCGCACCAGTAA
- a CDS encoding NAD-dependent malic enzyme — translation MTRTLSVALSGQDLLNHPFLNKGLAFSSEERDAFELHGLLPKAVQTLDQQVEAALKFLDALPSPFARHVHLRELQDTNETLFYALLTRKIDAMLPLVYTPTVGEACQRFSEIWRRPRGLFLSYPERESMEDILDNPAYDDVRVIVVTDGERILGLGDQGAGGMGIPIGKLSLYTTCAGISPDQTLPIVLDTGTNNQDLLQNPAYIGWRHERVRGAEYDAFIERFVTAVQTRWPHVALHWEDFSGANAAPILERYRDRLCTFNDDIQGTAAVTTAAILSANAAHDGKLKDETIVMLGAGSAGVGIAKLLLQVMLDEGASEEDALARFYMLDQDGLLLDGREGLTDGQALFARKDWKDRPTDFESVMRECKASILIGVSGVKGLFTETIVREMSKTCKRPIIFPLSNPTSHSEATPEDIMAWSDERALVSTGSPFPPLDLHGRTHRVDQTNNAYIFPGLGLCLLATGATRVTDSMFMAAARGLASLSPLRSNPDGNLLPPVTQLRKVALAVAEAAARQAREDGVCPSFSDDELLERIQSLVWTPEYCAYEKI, via the coding sequence ATGACCAGAACGCTGTCTGTTGCGCTCTCGGGGCAGGATCTGCTCAACCATCCCTTCCTTAACAAGGGCCTCGCCTTTTCCAGCGAGGAGCGTGACGCTTTCGAGCTGCATGGCCTTCTGCCCAAGGCCGTCCAGACACTGGACCAGCAGGTTGAGGCAGCGCTGAAATTCCTCGACGCCCTGCCCTCACCTTTTGCACGCCATGTGCATCTGCGCGAACTGCAGGATACGAACGAAACGCTGTTCTATGCGCTGCTGACCCGCAAGATCGATGCCATGCTGCCGCTGGTCTATACCCCGACCGTGGGTGAAGCCTGTCAGCGTTTCTCCGAGATCTGGCGTCGTCCGCGTGGCCTGTTCCTGAGCTACCCCGAGCGCGAGTCGATGGAAGATATCCTCGACAATCCGGCCTATGACGATGTGCGTGTGATTGTCGTAACAGACGGCGAGCGTATCCTTGGGCTCGGCGATCAGGGCGCAGGCGGCATGGGCATCCCCATTGGCAAGCTGTCGCTCTACACCACCTGCGCGGGGATCTCGCCTGACCAGACCCTCCCGATCGTGCTCGATACCGGCACCAATAATCAGGATCTGCTGCAAAACCCGGCCTATATTGGCTGGCGTCACGAGCGCGTACGCGGCGCAGAATATGACGCCTTCATCGAGCGTTTCGTGACCGCCGTGCAGACACGCTGGCCCCATGTGGCCCTGCACTGGGAAGATTTCAGCGGCGCCAATGCGGCCCCCATTCTTGAGCGCTATCGCGACCGGCTCTGCACCTTCAATGATGATATCCAAGGCACGGCGGCCGTCACCACTGCTGCCATTCTGAGCGCCAATGCGGCCCATGACGGCAAGCTGAAAGACGAGACTATCGTCATGCTGGGCGCGGGCTCTGCGGGTGTGGGCATTGCCAAGCTGCTGCTTCAGGTCATGCTCGACGAGGGCGCAAGCGAGGAAGACGCGCTGGCCCGCTTCTACATGCTCGATCAGGACGGGCTGTTGCTGGACGGGCGCGAAGGGCTGACCGACGGTCAGGCGCTTTTTGCCCGCAAGGACTGGAAAGACCGCCCCACCGATTTCGAAAGCGTCATGCGCGAGTGCAAGGCCAGCATCCTGATTGGCGTGTCCGGCGTGAAGGGGCTGTTTACCGAAACCATCGTGCGCGAGATGAGCAAGACCTGCAAACGCCCTATCATCTTCCCCCTCTCCAACCCGACCTCCCATTCCGAAGCCACCCCAGAGGACATCATGGCCTGGTCGGATGAGCGCGCACTGGTCAGCACGGGCAGCCCCTTCCCGCCGCTCGACCTGCATGGCCGCACCCATCGCGTGGACCAGACCAACAACGCCTATATCTTCCCCGGTCTCGGGCTCTGCCTGCTGGCCACCGGCGCGACCCGCGTGACAGATTCCATGTTCATGGCCGCAGCCCGCGGGCTCGCCTCGCTTTCACCGCTGCGCAGCAACCCTGATGGCAATCTGCTTCCGCCCGTCACGCAGCTGCGCAAGGTGGCTCTGGCCGTGGCCGAAGCCGCCGCTCGTCAGGCGCGTGAAGATGGCGTTTGCCCCTCTTTCAGCGATGACGAATTGCTTGAACGCATCCAGTCTCTGGTCTGGACGCCCGAATATTGTGCTTATGAGAAGATCTGA
- a CDS encoding class II fumarate hydratase has protein sequence MTDTRIESDGLGEIEIQADKLWGAQTQRSLHYFSIGRELMPREMIEAYAIVKRACASANHQSGRLGETQYKLITTVCDEILAGQHADMFPLHVWMTGSGTQFNMNINEVISNRACQLSGEALGSKRPVHPNDHVNMSQSSNDNFPTAMHVAVVLGSRRRLIPALTRLAESIEAKAEEWKDIVKIGRTHMQDAVPVTLGQEFHGYAGMLRENIARIQEAEKGLYPLALGGTALGTGINTDAPFAGRACAEIARLSDAAFISGENKFALQGAHDALVHFSGALRTVAGALYKIANDIRLLSCGPRAGFAELHLPENEPGSSIMPGKVNPTQAEALAMLAVQVMANDVAVGFGGAGGLLEMNVYKPLIIQNIMQSITLLHDGSENFRTFLIEGTTPNLARIERYVAESVMLVTALAPTIGYDTASKVAHYAMDHDCTLKEAALALNAVSEADFDRLVDPRTMLAPNLKGK, from the coding sequence ATGACCGACACACGCATCGAAAGCGACGGCCTCGGCGAAATCGAAATTCAGGCCGACAAGCTCTGGGGCGCGCAAACGCAGCGCTCGCTTCATTATTTCAGTATAGGCCGCGAGCTGATGCCACGCGAGATGATCGAGGCCTATGCCATCGTCAAGCGCGCCTGTGCGAGCGCCAATCATCAGAGCGGCCGTCTGGGCGAGACGCAATACAAGCTGATCACCACAGTCTGCGATGAAATCCTGGCCGGGCAGCACGCCGACATGTTCCCCCTTCATGTCTGGATGACCGGCTCAGGCACCCAGTTCAACATGAACATCAACGAGGTCATCTCGAACCGCGCCTGCCAGCTTTCCGGCGAGGCTCTGGGCAGCAAGCGCCCGGTTCATCCCAATGATCACGTCAACATGTCGCAATCTTCCAACGACAATTTCCCCACCGCCATGCATGTGGCCGTCGTGCTAGGCAGCCGTCGCAGGTTGATCCCTGCCCTGACCCGTCTGGCGGAATCCATCGAGGCCAAGGCCGAAGAGTGGAAGGACATCGTTAAGATTGGCCGCACCCATATGCAGGATGCCGTGCCGGTCACGCTGGGTCAGGAATTCCACGGCTATGCCGGAATGCTGCGCGAGAACATCGCTCGTATTCAGGAAGCCGAAAAGGGTCTTTACCCCCTCGCCCTTGGCGGCACAGCACTTGGCACCGGCATCAATACCGATGCCCCCTTTGCCGGTCGCGCCTGCGCCGAAATTGCCCGCCTGAGCGATGCCGCCTTCATCAGCGGTGAAAACAAGTTCGCCCTGCAGGGCGCGCATGATGCGCTCGTGCATTTCTCTGGCGCGCTGCGCACCGTGGCAGGCGCGCTTTACAAGATCGCGAACGATATCCGCCTGCTCTCCTGCGGCCCGCGCGCCGGTTTTGCCGAGCTGCATCTGCCCGAAAACGAGCCCGGCTCGTCCATCATGCCCGGCAAGGTCAACCCGACCCAGGCCGAAGCGCTGGCCATGCTGGCCGTGCAGGTGATGGCCAATGACGTGGCGGTGGGTTTTGGCGGCGCCGGTGGCCTGCTGGAAATGAACGTCTACAAGCCGCTCATCATCCAGAACATCATGCAGAGCATCACCCTGCTGCATGACGGCAGCGAGAATTTCCGCACCTTCCTGATTGAAGGCACCACACCGAACCTCGCCCGCATCGAGCGCTATGTGGCGGAATCCGTCATGCTGGTGACGGCCCTCGCCCCCACCATAGGCTACGACACAGCCTCAAAAGTCGCGCATTACGCCATGGACCATGACTGCACACTGAAAGAGGCCGCCCTGGCCCTGAACGCGGTCAGCGAAGCCGATTTCGACCGACTGGTCGACCCGCGCACCATGCTGGCACCGAATTTGAAGGGAAAGTAA
- a CDS encoding STM4504/CBY_0614 family protein, with protein MGIFKTYWQRQREARGDVPDVYSYDSFPNSLREQIVQIASDGFDAYASNRMEYGTPQSRFRNICESIVKILRREFGEHRLPPKLGFDDPPNELFNFIKFEKNIDKILSAIEIVCRILEEKKATQPGSETETHIENAIEEINARMKMAGLGYEYNGEIIRIESELIHAEAVKPALALLREKRYAGPEQEFRTAYDHYRRGKHKEAITEAAKAFESTMKVILDKRGWNHNPNDTASKLISALYNYKLIPEYWQNNLTGLRTLLESAIPTPRNKSSAHGQGVNLTIVPDHIAGYVLHMTASTIVFLVKAERALP; from the coding sequence TTGGGTATTTTCAAAACCTACTGGCAACGACAGAGGGAGGCGAGAGGAGATGTCCCGGACGTATACTCTTATGACAGTTTTCCAAATTCTCTACGCGAACAGATTGTGCAGATTGCCTCGGATGGGTTTGACGCATACGCTAGCAATAGGATGGAGTACGGTACACCTCAATCAAGATTCCGCAATATCTGCGAAAGTATTGTAAAGATTTTGCGGCGTGAGTTTGGGGAGCATCGACTGCCACCCAAATTAGGTTTTGATGATCCCCCAAATGAATTATTCAATTTCATAAAATTTGAGAAAAATATTGATAAAATTCTGAGCGCTATCGAAATAGTTTGTCGGATTTTGGAAGAAAAAAAAGCAACACAACCTGGATCTGAGACCGAGACTCACATTGAGAACGCAATCGAGGAAATCAACGCTCGAATGAAAATGGCCGGGCTAGGATACGAGTATAATGGTGAGATAATACGGATTGAATCCGAGCTGATACATGCTGAAGCTGTCAAACCTGCGCTGGCGCTTCTGCGGGAAAAACGATACGCGGGCCCTGAGCAAGAATTTAGAACTGCTTATGACCATTATCGTAGGGGAAAACACAAGGAAGCAATTACCGAAGCCGCAAAAGCATTCGAGAGCACGATGAAAGTCATCCTTGACAAGCGGGGGTGGAACCACAACCCAAACGACACTGCAAGCAAACTTATTTCTGCTTTATACAACTATAAATTAATTCCGGAATACTGGCAAAACAACTTGACAGGTCTTCGTACATTGCTGGAAAGCGCCATTCCGACGCCACGCAACAAAAGCAGTGCTCACGGACAAGGCGTCAACCTGACCATTGTACCGGATCATATCGCTGGCTACGTCTTACACATGACAGCTTCGACCATTGTATTTCTGGTGAAAGCAGAGCGCGCTCTGCCTTAA
- a CDS encoding S10 family peptidase, with translation MSRKTLVAALLASACFALPLLPAAHAAEPAKSEAPKEGLAALLPADSITKHHLTAGGQSIAYTAHAGTVTLRDKEGKPSAKVFYVAYTKDGANAQTRPVSFFFNGGPGAGTAYLNLGAAGPRVLQFPADHPEDGARAHLADNPDSWLPATDMVFIDAVGTGYSQPTDPKKAAEQFYSVTKDGEAFAKAIALWVGENGRQGSPHYLVGESYGGIRSAQVADALQQQQNLIVNGIVMISPAIQMQFLDNTNNPMASAMALPTFIASHLSQTGKLTPQAVDEAYHYALGPYLTTIANAPPKGDDAKKFYTDLAARTGLPVDVITKEMGEPNPFAHDVRSRNGRLYGIYDFTQSIPDPYADGIENGQSPEITLSGFGRAYGNAYSGYLANELGYKTDLTYDLLSMEVNGAWKFTSSGSQLTDQVGILRKMLALDPSLHIFIANGYFDMACPFGTTRWTKDHIPVGADRIALHLYEGGHMLYTRPASRAALTRDVSAFYNDTSK, from the coding sequence ATGTCGCGCAAGACTCTTGTTGCGGCGTTGCTGGCTTCGGCCTGCTTCGCCCTGCCCCTTCTTCCCGCCGCCCACGCGGCTGAGCCCGCCAAGAGCGAGGCGCCGAAGGAGGGATTGGCGGCGCTGCTGCCTGCGGATTCCATCACCAAGCACCATCTGACCGCAGGCGGGCAGAGCATTGCCTATACCGCCCATGCGGGCACGGTCACGCTGCGTGACAAGGAGGGCAAGCCCTCCGCCAAGGTCTTCTACGTGGCCTATACGAAGGATGGGGCGAACGCCCAGACGCGCCCGGTCTCGTTCTTTTTCAATGGCGGCCCCGGCGCAGGCACGGCCTATCTGAATCTCGGTGCGGCAGGCCCACGTGTACTGCAATTCCCGGCGGATCACCCGGAAGATGGCGCGCGCGCCCATCTGGCCGACAACCCGGATAGCTGGCTGCCCGCCACCGACATGGTGTTCATCGATGCCGTGGGCACGGGGTATTCACAGCCGACCGACCCGAAAAAGGCGGCCGAACAGTTCTATAGCGTCACCAAGGATGGCGAAGCTTTCGCCAAAGCCATTGCGCTCTGGGTGGGTGAAAACGGACGTCAGGGCTCGCCGCATTATCTGGTGGGTGAGAGCTATGGCGGCATCCGCTCGGCACAGGTGGCCGATGCGTTGCAGCAGCAGCAGAACCTCATCGTCAATGGCATCGTGATGATCTCACCTGCCATCCAGATGCAATTTCTGGACAACACGAACAACCCGATGGCCTCGGCCATGGCGCTGCCCACCTTCATCGCCTCGCATCTGTCCCAAACCGGCAAGCTGACACCGCAGGCGGTGGATGAGGCTTATCACTATGCGCTCGGGCCGTATCTGACCACCATCGCCAATGCCCCGCCGAAGGGGGATGACGCGAAGAAATTCTATACCGATCTCGCCGCCCGCACCGGCCTGCCGGTGGATGTCATCACCAAGGAAATGGGCGAGCCCAACCCGTTTGCACATGACGTGCGCAGCCGCAATGGACGCCTGTACGGCATTTACGACTTCACCCAGTCGATCCCTGACCCGTACGCCGATGGCATCGAGAACGGTCAGAGCCCGGAAATAACGCTGTCCGGCTTCGGTCGTGCCTATGGCAATGCCTATAGCGGCTATCTGGCCAATGAACTCGGCTACAAGACCGACCTCACCTATGATCTGCTGAGCATGGAGGTTAACGGCGCCTGGAAATTCACCAGCTCCGGCTCACAGCTGACCGATCAGGTCGGCATCCTGCGCAAGATGCTGGCACTCGACCCCAGCCTGCATATCTTCATCGCCAATGGCTATTTCGACATGGCCTGCCCGTTCGGCACCACGCGCTGGACCAAGGACCATATCCCGGTCGGCGCCGATCGTATCGCGCTGCATCTCTATGAAGGCGGGCATATGCTCTACACCCGCCCTGCCAGCCGCGCCGCGCTCACGCGTGACGTCTCGGCATTTTATAACGACACGTCGAAGTAA
- a CDS encoding LysR family transcriptional regulator gives MKSLNEQIIRKIKLRYLHFIDVICEMQSLVGAAARLNVTPAALSKACLEIERILGVQLFIRSHHGMEPTEICLRIVESSRSIGHELDRLVRTVNEYKGIEVGPLTIGLQAMGLEARVMEGISALKRNDPQRVIRVIHRERSHLVDMLNRRELDMIFIDSFQVEKQSHISFFAMLQAGCIAVSQHGARSVREIVEEWPSYQNDLWILPFKGMAIRDRFDAVLYSRDLDPPPNLIEYNSASGVKELLLASGGWGIIPTYALSSAADHIGFISVSDYETMEEMRLESGLAWLGAFPQKTYVEEAISVFKQMGGTEMPVA, from the coding sequence GTGAAAAGTCTGAATGAGCAGATCATAAGGAAGATCAAGCTCAGATATCTGCATTTCATCGATGTTATTTGCGAAATGCAGTCACTTGTGGGGGCTGCGGCAAGGCTGAATGTAACACCTGCGGCACTCTCCAAAGCATGTCTGGAGATCGAGCGTATTCTCGGTGTGCAGCTTTTTATACGTTCTCACCATGGTATGGAGCCAACTGAGATCTGCCTGCGTATTGTCGAATCAAGTCGCTCTATCGGCCACGAACTGGATAGGCTCGTAAGAACGGTAAACGAATACAAGGGTATTGAGGTGGGGCCCCTTACAATCGGCTTACAGGCTATGGGGCTGGAGGCAAGGGTTATGGAGGGTATATCGGCCCTCAAGCGGAATGACCCTCAACGCGTTATTCGCGTAATTCATCGAGAACGAAGTCATCTTGTTGACATGCTAAATAGGCGTGAACTGGATATGATTTTCATCGATTCATTCCAGGTGGAGAAGCAGAGTCACATTTCTTTCTTTGCCATGCTTCAGGCAGGCTGCATTGCAGTATCGCAACATGGTGCGCGAAGTGTAAGAGAAATCGTTGAGGAGTGGCCTTCCTATCAAAATGATCTATGGATCCTGCCATTTAAGGGTATGGCGATACGCGATAGATTCGATGCTGTACTCTATTCACGCGATCTAGATCCACCGCCGAATCTTATCGAATATAATTCCGCTTCGGGTGTGAAAGAACTTCTTCTTGCAAGCGGGGGGTGGGGTATTATTCCGACTTACGCGCTCTCAAGCGCAGCCGACCATATAGGGTTCATAAGTGTGAGTGACTATGAAACGATGGAGGAAATGAGGCTGGAAAGTGGCCTCGCCTGGCTGGGTGCTTTTCCGCAAAAAACATATGTCGAGGAGGCTATCTCCGTGTTCAAGCAAATGGGAGGCACAGAGATGCCAGTCGCATAA